A genomic stretch from Budorcas taxicolor isolate Tak-1 chromosome 15, Takin1.1, whole genome shotgun sequence includes:
- the LOC128059800 gene encoding olfactory receptor 52D1-like — MPASNISDDRLPATLFLTGIPGLEWAHVWIAIPFCAMYLVALAGNATLILVIVTASALHAPMYLFLCLLSLTDLALSSTTVPKMLAILWFQAGEISFDGCLAQMFCVHSIYALESSILLAMAFDRYVAICNPLRYTTILNHTVIGRIGLMGIFRSIAAVSPFILLLRRLPYCQHHVMAHTYCEHMGIARLACANITVNIVYGLTVALLVVGLDSILIAISYGFILHAVFRLPSQDARLKALSTCGSHLGVILVFYIPAFFSFLTHRFGQHRVPRHVHIFLANLYVLVPPVLNPNIYGARTKEIRSRLPRLPLLWKVSV, encoded by the coding sequence ATGCCAGCATCCAACATCAGCGATGACCGTCTCCCAGCCACTCTCTTCCTGACGGGGATCCCAGGGCTGGAGTGGGCTCACGTCTGGATTGCCATCCCCTTTTGTGCCATGTATCTGGTAGCACTGGCTGGGAATGCCACCCTCATTCTGGTCATAGTGACAGCCAGTGCCCTTCATGCGCCCATGTACCTCTTCCTTTGCCTCCTCTCACTCACTGACCTGGCTCTCAGCTCCACCACTGTGCCCAAAATGTTGGCTATTTTGTGGTTCCAAGCAGGTGAGATTTCCTTTGACGGGTGTCTGGCCCAGATGTTTTGTGTCCATTCTATTTATGCTTTAGAGTCCTCGATTCTTCTTGCCATGGCCTTTGATCGATATGTGGCTATCTGCAACCCACTGAGATACACAACCATCCTCAACCACACTGTCATAGGCAGAATCGGCCTTATGGGTATATTCAGGAGTATAGCTGCTGTCTCCCCCTTCATCCTCCTGTTGAGGCGACTGCCCTACTGTCAGCACCACGTCATGGCACACACATACTGTGAGCACATGGGCATTGCTCGACTGGCCTGTGCCAACATCACTGTCAATATAGTCTATGGGCTAACTGTGGCCCTTCTGGTTGTGGGTCTGGATTCCATCCtcattgccatttcctatggCTTTATTCTCCATGCTGTCTTTCGTCTTCCATCTCAAGATGCCAGGCTCAAGGCTCTGAGTACCTGTGGCTCCCACCTTGGGGTCATCCTGGTCTTCTACAtccctgccttcttctccttcctcacCCACCGTTTTGGCCAGCACCGAGTCCCCAGGCACGTGCACATCTTTCTGGCTAATCTCTATGTGCTGGTGCCTCCTGTGCTCAACCCAAACATCTATGGGGCTAGGACCAAGGAGATTCGGAGTCGACTTCCAAGACTGCCTCTCTTGTGGAAGGTCTCAGTGTGA
- the LOC128059867 gene encoding ubiquilin-1-like, translating to MSRAREEAGDSRLVSGREPPSRIIRVSVKTPQDSQEFMLAENSSICHFKKQISKRFHCDTDRLVLIFTGKILRDQDILSQRGVLDGTTVHLVVRSRGKGILPGPSTLPSPAGHCAHRPDPSTSESARMLARLGQLARTSPELADFFGQLAQLLMVVPEPTGPSLEDPVVQGLASEKPVSASYVPESSRPVPKPEPALKALENLQNPAQQQELLQVDKWGLEALKAVPGGDNAMRPVFSDIQHLMLSTLAPLVASKGHNPDSEPCRRGINPHSCTNITTTAPTVSTPARPLAQEVSAGVAAQARDVISNQANAVCRTGLSDLGQNLPSQESQQPIGKATPASQLRPSPSVLRRALHVLQQNPALLHQLATGSPLRHHMPLLPILTNPRALQALIQIEKGLQILSREVPGLEPCLWCPVRPHGARGVSETRSRGQGHRADPVQPTLAVLQLLHALANACPQSTQSSSSSCPLTEDRYQQELEHLKAMGFANRDANLQALMATGGDIHAAIERLLGIPEA from the coding sequence ATGTCACGGGCTAGGGAAGAAGCAGGGGACAGTCGGCTGGTATCTGGTCGGGAGCCACCATCACGCATCATCAGAGTGTCTGTCAAGACCCCACAAGACAGCCAGGAATTTATGCTGGCAGAAAATAGCAGCATCTGCCACTTTAAGAAGCAGATCTCCAAACGTTTTCACTGTGATACTGACAGACTGGTGCTCATCTTCACTGGAAAGATCCTCCGGGATCAAGACATACTGAGTCAGCGAGGCGTCCTTGATGGCACCACGGTCCACCTGGTGGTGAGGAGCCGTGGGAAAGGCATTCTGCCCGGTCCCAGCACTCTGCCCAGCCCTGCTGGCCACTGTGCCCATCGTCCAGATCCATCCACCTCAGAGAGTGCTAGGATGCTAgccaggctgggccagctggCCCGGACCTCTCCTGAATTAGCCGACTTCTTTGGCCAGCTGGCTCAACTCCTCATGGTTGTGCCTGAGCCCACGGGGCCATCATTAGAAGACCCTGTGGTTCAAGGTCTGGCAAGTGAGAAACCAGTCAGTGCCAGCTATGTTCCTGAATCCTCAAGGCCAGTACCGAAACCTGAGCCAGCTCTTAAGGCTCTGGAAAACTTGCAGAACCCGGCCCAGCAACAGGAACTCCTGCAGGTGGACAAGTGGGGGCTGGAAGCCTTGAAGGCAGTGCCAGGTGGTGACAATGCTATGCGTCCAGTCTTCTCTGATATCCAGCATCTCATGCTGTCCACTCTGGCCCCTCTGGTTGCCTCCAAAGGCCACAACCCAGATTCAGAGCCTTGCAGAAGGGGCATTAATCCTCACAGTTGTACTAACATCACCACCACGGCACCCACGGTCTCCACACCTGCCAGGCCATTGGCACAGGAAGTCAGTGCAGGAGTAGCTGCTCAAGCCAGGGATGTAATTTCAAACCAGGCCAATGCAGTTTGTAGGACTGGACTGTCAGACTTAGGCCAGAATCTTCCCTCCCAGGAGAGCCAGCAGCCCATTGGGAAAGCCACTCCAGCAAGTCAGCTGAGACCATCACCCTCTGTCTTGCGCAGAGCCTTACATGTCCTGCAGCAGAATCCAGCTCTGCTACACCAGCTGGCAACAGGCAGCCCCCTGCGACATCATATGCCACTCCTTCCCATACTCACCAACCCACGGGCACTGCAGGCATTGATCCAGATAGAAAAGGGCCTGCAGATACTGTCCAGGGAGGTACCTGGGTTGGAACCATGTTTATGGTGTCCAGTTAGACCACATGGGGCCAGAGGAGTTTCCGAAACTAGGAGCAGAGGACAGGGTCACAGAGCAGATCCTGTGCAGCCCACCTTGGCTGTTCTGCAGCTCCTCCACGCTCTGGCCAATGCCTGCCCTCAGTCTACCCAGTCCTCATCGTCCTCATGTCCCCTCACTGAAGACCGCTACCAGCAAGAGCTGGAGCATCTGAAGGCCATGGGCTTTGCTAATCGTGATGCCAATCTTCAGGCCCTCATGGCCACAGGAGGAGACATTCATGCTGCCATTGAGAGGCTTCTGGGAATACCGGAGGCCTAG
- the LOC128059868 gene encoding LOW QUALITY PROTEIN: olfactory receptor 52D1 (The sequence of the model RefSeq protein was modified relative to this genomic sequence to represent the inferred CDS: inserted 2 bases in 1 codon) yields the protein MPASNISDDRLPATLFLTGIPGLEWAHVWIAIPFCAMYLVALAGNAXPMYLFLCLLSLTDLALSSTTVPKMLAILWFQAGEISFDGCLAQMFCVHSIYALESSVLLAMAFDRYVAICNPLRYTTILNHTVIGRIGLAGILRSVAIVSPFILLLRRLPYCQHHVMAHTYCEHMGIARLACANITVNIVYGLTVALLAMGLDSILISVSYGFILHAVFHLPSRDAQYKALSTCGSHLGVILVFYIPAFFSFLTHRFGQHRVPRHVHIFLANLYVLVPPVLNPIIYGARTKEIRSRLPRLLHVGKFST from the exons ATGCCAGCATCCAACATCAGCGATGACCGTCTCCCAGCCACTCTCTTCCTGACGGGGATCCCAGGGCTGGAGTGGGCTCACGTCTGGATTGCCATCCCCTTTTGTGCCATGTATCTGGTAGCACTGGCTGGGAATGC ACCCATGTACCTCTTCCTTTGCCTCCTCTCACTCACTGACCTGGCTCTCAGCTCCACCACTGTGCCCAAAATGCTGGCCATTTTGTGGTTCCAAGCAGGTGAGATTTCCTTTGACGGGTGTCTGGCCCAGATGTTTTGTGTCCATTCTATTTATGCTTTAGAGTCCTCGGTTCTTCTTGCCATGGCCTTTGATCGATATGTGGCTATCTGCAACCCACTGAGATACACAACCATCCTCAACCACACTGTCATAGGCAGAATCGGCCTTGCTGGGATACTTCGTAGTGTGGCCATTGTCTCCCCCTTCATCCTCCTGTTGAGGCGACTGCCCTACTGTCAGCACCACGTCATGGCACACACATACTGTGAGCACATGGGCATTGCTCGACTGGCCTGTGCCAACATCACTGTCAATATAGTCTATGGGCTAACTGTGGCCCTTCTGGCCATGGGTCTGGATTCCATCCTCATCTCTGTCTCCTATGGCTTCATCCTCCACGCTGTCTTTCACCTTCCATCCCGTGACGCCCAGTACAAGGCTCTGAGTACCTGTGGCTCCCACCTTGGGGTCATCCTGGTCTTCTACAtccctgccttcttctccttcctcacCCACCGTTTTGGTCAGCACCGAGTCCCCAGGCACGTGCACATCTTTCTGGCTAATCTCTATGTGCTGGTGCCTCCTGTGCTCAACCCAATCATCTATGGGGCTAGGACCAAGGAGATTCGGAGTCGACTTCCAAGACTGCTTCAtgtggggaaattttcaacatGA